Part of the Chloracidobacterium thermophilum B genome is shown below.
ACGCCCATGGTCACGGCCAACCGGGCTGCTTCGCCATCCCCGCTGTAGCCGATGTAGCGCGTCCAGCCCTTTTCCCGCGCCCGTTGCAGCCCCAGAATGGCATCGCCCTGCCGCAGGGTGGCGGCATCGCAGGAGTGCAGTTGCACAAGGTCAACGTAGTCCGTCCGCAGCCGCCGGAGGCTTTCGCCGATGTGGCTCAGGATGCCTTCCGTGGACCAGTCGTAGCGGGTGAAGCCCTCCGTCGCCCCGCACTTCGTGAAGATGAACACCTCTGACCGCCGTCCCTGGAGCGCCACGCCAAGCAGCGCCTCGCTGGTTTGGTACGCTGCGGCGGTGTCCACGACGTTCAGCCCGGCATCCAGTGCTGCCGTAATCAGGGCCGTCACCTGTCCCTGGGTGATTCCCGGCGTAAAGCCGATTTCGGCCCCGCCAAAGCCCAGGGCGCTGACGCGCATATCGGTTTGGCCAAGTT
Proteins encoded:
- a CDS encoding aldo/keto reductase; the encoded protein is MEYRQLGQTDMRVSALGFGGAEIGFTPGITQGQVTALITAALDAGLNVVDTAAAYQTSEALLGVALQGRRSEVFIFTKCGATEGFTRYDWSTEGILSHIGESLRRLRTDYVDLVQLHSCDAATLRQGDAILGLQRAREKGWTRYIGYSGDGEAARLAVTMGVFDTLQTSISIADQEALELTLPLARERQMGVIAKRPIANAAWRTGRKPKDPYHHVYWERLQKLDYPFLAWEVDAAVGYALRFTLSQPGVHTAIVGTTQPGRWESNARQLLAGPLSEAEIAAIRERWHAVADASWVGQV